The following are encoded together in the Brassica napus cultivar Da-Ae chromosome A9, Da-Ae, whole genome shotgun sequence genome:
- the LOC106367070 gene encoding auxin-responsive protein IAA5-like, which produces MANESNLAHEITELRLGLPGDIIVTGKKRVSSEVESELKCEPATKSQVVGWPPVCSFRRKNSLEETRTAYVKVSVDGAAFLRKIDLKMYKRYQDLASALQILFGCFITFDDTLKESECVPIYEDRDGDWMLAGDVPWEMFVASCKRLRVMKRSVMK; this is translated from the exons ATGGCTAATGAGAGTAATCTTGCACATGAAATCACCGAGCTACGGCTAGGTCTTCCAGGAGATATCATCGTCACagggaagaagagggtttcttCGGAAGTAGAGAGTGAGTTGAAATGTGAACCGGCGACAAAGAGTCAAGTAGTGGGATGGCCGCCGGTTTGTTCGTTCAGGAGAAAGAACAGCCTCGAAGAGACAAGGACTGCGTACGTGAAAGTGAGTGTAGACGGAGCTGCGTTTCTGAGGAAGATCgatttgaaaatgtataaacgTTACCAAGATCTCGCTTCCGCTCTACAAATTCTATTCGGATGCTTCATCACCTTTG ATGATACATTGAAGGAAAGCGAATGCGTTCCAATATATGAGGATAGAGATGGAGATTGGATGCTTGCtggtgatgttccttggga AATGTTTGTTGCATCATGCAAGAGGTTAAGGGTTATGAAGAGATCAGTAATGAAATGA